A part of Tardiphaga sp. vice304 genomic DNA contains:
- a CDS encoding thiol-disulfide oxidoreductase DCC family protein yields the protein MGDDHSTPDRTLSPSTVYFDGSCPLCQAEIGYYRRLDQAGAICFVDVSATGAVTPDGVTQQGAMARFHVRAADGRILSGAAAFVEVWTRLPKWRWAARVAALPGVLPVLELAYRAFLPVRPYLSRLAGRVLPRMP from the coding sequence ATGGGCGACGATCACAGTACCCCGGACCGCACACTGTCGCCCTCCACCGTCTATTTCGATGGTTCCTGCCCGCTGTGCCAGGCCGAGATCGGCTATTACCGCCGGCTCGACCAGGCTGGCGCGATCTGTTTCGTCGACGTGTCCGCGACCGGCGCCGTCACCCCCGACGGCGTCACGCAACAGGGCGCGATGGCCCGTTTCCATGTCCGTGCGGCGGACGGGCGCATCCTGTCGGGCGCAGCCGCTTTCGTCGAGGTGTGGACGCGGCTGCCCAAATGGCGCTGGGCGGCGCGCGTGGCGGCGTTGCCGGGCGTGCTCCCGGTGCTCGAACTGGCCTATCGGGCGTTTCTGCCGGTGCGGCCCTATCTGTCCCGTCTTGCCGGACGGGTTTTGCCGCGCATGCCGTGA
- a CDS encoding DUF3429 domain-containing protein translates to MPIETTAVPSSAAWLGGLGAVPFIALAGAMPLLDGATRPGVAYALLAYGATILSFLGGIHWGLAISPAGSPDTTRRAARMILSVTPSLVAWVALLVAGNTGLLLLAIAVAAMLAIDLRATRLGDAPPWYPKLRIPLSCVVVASLLVGALL, encoded by the coding sequence TTGCCAATTGAAACAACCGCGGTCCCCTCCAGCGCGGCATGGCTGGGCGGGCTTGGAGCCGTGCCGTTCATCGCCCTGGCGGGGGCGATGCCCCTGCTCGACGGAGCGACCCGACCCGGGGTCGCCTACGCGCTGCTCGCCTATGGCGCGACGATCCTGTCGTTTTTGGGCGGCATCCATTGGGGCCTGGCCATTTCGCCCGCGGGCAGCCCGGACACAACGAGACGTGCGGCCCGAATGATCCTCAGCGTGACGCCGTCGCTGGTCGCGTGGGTCGCCCTGCTCGTCGCAGGAAACACCGGACTGTTGCTGCTGGCCATCGCCGTGGCCGCCATGCTGGCGATCGATCTGCGGGCGACGCGGCTGGGCGATGCACCGCCCTGGTATCCGAAGCTCCGGATTCCGCTCAGCTGCGTGGTGGTGGCGTCGCTGCTGGTCGGGGCGCTGCTGTAA
- a CDS encoding formate/nitrite transporter family protein, protein MADNNATSQMFGSDAYSPAEIQDRVEKLGVKKARSPFLPEFMLSVVAGGSIGLGGMFFLIVLADPRLGFALQRLLGGTVFTLGLALVMIGGAELFTGNCLIVMAWCNGQLRTAEALHNWTLVWCGNLVGALGLVFLLYVSHFVDLNKGEAGAAVLKLAIGKMAPDMVTIFFKGILCNLLVCLGVWLAYAGRSVTDKMIGMWLPVSCFVAAGFEHCVANMFFLPMAWVLVQTGHVPGGVDVSTVTLLNIAHNILPATLGNIVGGGGFVGFVYWVIYRKSLGGLTPLPLAETEGKSAPGNTAAAGK, encoded by the coding sequence GTGGCGGATAACAACGCAACTTCGCAAATGTTCGGCTCGGACGCCTATTCGCCTGCAGAAATTCAGGACAGGGTCGAGAAACTGGGCGTCAAGAAAGCGCGCAGCCCGTTCCTGCCCGAGTTCATGCTGTCGGTCGTGGCGGGGGGCTCGATTGGCCTTGGTGGCATGTTCTTCCTGATCGTGCTGGCCGATCCGAGGCTTGGCTTTGCCTTGCAGCGGTTGCTTGGCGGCACGGTGTTCACGTTGGGACTGGCGCTGGTGATGATCGGCGGCGCCGAACTGTTCACCGGCAACTGCCTGATCGTGATGGCCTGGTGCAACGGCCAGCTCCGGACCGCAGAGGCACTGCACAACTGGACATTGGTCTGGTGCGGAAATCTGGTGGGGGCGCTCGGCCTGGTGTTCCTGTTGTACGTGTCGCATTTCGTCGATCTCAATAAGGGCGAGGCGGGCGCGGCGGTGCTGAAGCTGGCCATCGGCAAGATGGCGCCCGATATGGTCACCATTTTCTTCAAGGGAATCCTCTGCAATCTGCTGGTCTGCCTCGGCGTTTGGCTGGCCTATGCCGGTCGTTCGGTGACCGACAAGATGATCGGCATGTGGCTGCCGGTGTCCTGCTTCGTCGCCGCGGGCTTCGAGCACTGCGTGGCCAACATGTTCTTCCTGCCGATGGCCTGGGTGCTGGTGCAGACCGGGCATGTGCCGGGCGGCGTCGATGTATCGACCGTCACGTTGCTCAACATCGCGCACAACATCCTTCCTGCAACGCTCGGTAACATTGTCGGCGGCGGCGGTTTTGTCGGCTTCGTCTATTGGGTGATCTACCGCAAGAGTCTCGGCGGCCTGACACCGCTGCCGCTGGCCGAGACCGAGGGCAAGTCCGCGCCGGGAAACACCGCGGCTGCCGGGAAATAG
- a CDS encoding LysR family transcriptional regulator, with product MYDKFEYFLALEKEKHFGRAAHVCGVSQPNLSAALKQLELQFGVLLVDRGARFMGFTPEGLRILDWARCIVGEFRAMNAEIELMKQGNSGHLRIAAISTALPILSLLTNAYWVRYPGVHVTIATCSSAELLSRLENIEADVGVSYLDEESGGRNAELPLYHERYCLVCSRSLPFMDQATVTWDEVATLPLCLPLQDTRNRRIYDRIFQEVGVAVQPALECNDSTVRLSHLRAGRLATVMPRIMAGDWSMPPELAAVPIVAPDASTMIGLIYPKRDPMPALTAALVNEARQLVPVLTAMS from the coding sequence ATGTATGACAAGTTCGAGTATTTCCTGGCGCTTGAAAAGGAGAAGCATTTCGGCCGCGCGGCGCATGTTTGCGGCGTGTCGCAGCCGAACCTTTCGGCGGCGCTGAAACAGCTCGAGCTGCAATTCGGCGTCCTGCTGGTCGATCGCGGCGCGCGGTTCATGGGCTTCACGCCGGAGGGCTTGCGCATTCTCGACTGGGCACGCTGCATCGTCGGTGAGTTTCGCGCGATGAACGCCGAGATCGAGCTGATGAAGCAGGGCAATTCCGGTCATCTGCGGATCGCCGCGATTTCCACGGCTTTGCCGATCCTCTCGCTGCTGACGAATGCCTACTGGGTGCGCTATCCCGGCGTGCATGTTACGATCGCTACCTGTAGCTCGGCCGAACTGCTGTCGCGGCTCGAGAATATCGAAGCCGATGTCGGCGTCAGCTACCTCGACGAGGAGTCGGGCGGCCGCAACGCCGAACTGCCGCTCTATCACGAGCGCTACTGCCTGGTCTGTTCGCGCAGCCTGCCGTTCATGGACCAGGCGACGGTGACGTGGGACGAGGTGGCGACGCTGCCGCTGTGCCTGCCGTTGCAGGATACCAGGAATCGCCGCATCTACGATCGCATCTTCCAGGAGGTCGGCGTCGCCGTGCAGCCGGCGCTGGAATGCAACGATTCCACCGTGCGGCTTTCCCATCTGCGTGCCGGACGACTGGCCACCGTGATGCCGCGCATCATGGCGGGAGACTGGTCGATGCCGCCGGAGCTGGCCGCGGTGCCGATCGTGGCGCCCGACGCCAGCACGATGATCGGCCTGATCTATCCGAAACGCGATCCGATGCCGGCGCTTACTGCCGCTCTGGTCAACGAGGCGAGGCAACTGGTGCCGGTGCTGACGGCGATGTCATGA
- the mog gene encoding molybdopterin adenylyltransferase produces MVRIGILTVSDRAARGEYADLGGPAVVDWLRRAIVTPWEPVSRIIPDGIDSVRDALIALCDIERVDLLLTTGGTGPSPRDCTPEATEAVIERVMPGFGEAMRLASLKHVPTAILSRQTAGLRGACLIVSLPGKPASVAVCLDAVFAAIPFCLDLIGAGRIETDSAVIEAFRPQ; encoded by the coding sequence GTGGTACGCATCGGCATTTTGACCGTCTCCGATCGCGCCGCGCGCGGCGAGTATGCGGATCTGGGCGGCCCCGCGGTCGTCGACTGGCTGCGCCGCGCTATCGTCACGCCGTGGGAGCCTGTCAGCCGTATCATCCCGGATGGTATCGACAGCGTTCGCGACGCGTTGATCGCGCTGTGTGACATCGAAAGGGTCGACCTGCTGTTGACCACCGGCGGCACCGGCCCGTCGCCGCGCGATTGCACGCCGGAAGCAACCGAAGCGGTGATAGAGCGCGTGATGCCGGGCTTCGGCGAAGCGATGCGGCTGGCCAGCCTCAAGCATGTCCCGACCGCCATCCTCTCGCGCCAGACCGCTGGCCTGCGCGGCGCCTGCCTGATCGTCAGCCTGCCCGGCAAGCCCGCTTCGGTGGCGGTCTGTCTCGATGCGGTGTTCGCCGCGATCCCGTTTTGTCTCGATCTGATCGGCGCAGGACGCATCGAGACGGATTCCGCGGTGATCGAGGCATTCCGGCCGCAATGA
- a CDS encoding NAD(P)/FAD-dependent oxidoreductase, which translates to MLDKAPNGKVSKLLATLDSALTAGDIDRALDLFQTDCYWRDLVSFTWNIKTMEGKDQVRAMLQARLAGTKPSGWKIADGEAATEADGIIESWIQFETAVARGFGHLRLKEGRIWTLLTTMVELKGYEEPVGFDRPMGAKHGVDRDRKTWKEEREQETAELGISRQPYCLIIGGGQGGIALAARLRQLKVPTIVIEKNERPGDSWRKRYKSLCLHDPVWYDHLPYLPFPPNWPVFSPKDKIGDWLEMYTKVMELNYWSSTTCKKATYDEAAGEWTVIVERDGREIVLKPKQLILATGMSAKPNIPKFEGMDVFKGDQHHSSQHPGPDAYKGKKAVVIGSNNSAHDICAALWEAGADVTMVQRSSTHIVKSDSLMEIGLAPLYSEQAVRSGMTTAKADLIFASLPYKILHEFQIPVYNAIRERDADFYKRLETAGFMLDFGDDGSGLFMKYLRRGSGYYIDVGASELVADGSIKLKSGVDVKKLTEHSVILTDDTELPADLVVYATGYGSMNGFAADLISQEVADKVGKVWGLGSNTTKDPGPWEGEQRNMWKPTQQPGLWFHGGNLHQSRHYSQFLSLQLKARMAGIPTDVYGLQEVHHRG; encoded by the coding sequence ATGCTCGACAAGGCCCCGAACGGAAAAGTCTCCAAACTGCTGGCGACGCTGGACAGCGCTCTGACCGCCGGCGACATCGACCGCGCGCTCGACCTGTTCCAGACCGACTGCTACTGGCGCGATCTCGTCAGCTTCACATGGAATATCAAGACCATGGAGGGCAAGGATCAGGTCCGCGCGATGCTGCAGGCGCGGCTTGCCGGCACGAAACCGTCGGGATGGAAGATTGCCGATGGCGAGGCAGCAACCGAGGCCGACGGGATCATCGAGAGCTGGATCCAGTTCGAGACCGCGGTCGCCCGCGGCTTCGGCCATCTCCGCCTGAAGGAAGGCCGGATCTGGACGCTGCTGACCACCATGGTCGAACTCAAGGGCTATGAAGAGCCCGTCGGCTTCGACCGGCCGATGGGCGCCAAGCACGGCGTCGACCGCGATCGCAAGACCTGGAAGGAAGAGCGCGAGCAGGAGACCGCCGAGCTCGGCATTTCGCGGCAGCCCTATTGCCTGATCATCGGCGGCGGCCAGGGCGGCATCGCGCTCGCAGCCCGGCTGCGCCAGCTCAAGGTGCCGACCATCGTGATCGAGAAGAACGAACGCCCCGGCGACAGCTGGCGCAAGCGCTACAAGTCGCTCTGCCTGCACGATCCGGTCTGGTACGACCACCTGCCCTATCTGCCATTCCCGCCGAACTGGCCGGTGTTCTCGCCGAAGGACAAGATCGGCGACTGGCTGGAGATGTACACCAAAGTGATGGAGCTGAACTATTGGAGCTCTACCACCTGCAAGAAGGCGACGTACGACGAAGCGGCGGGCGAATGGACCGTGATTGTCGAGCGCGACGGCCGCGAGATCGTGCTGAAGCCGAAGCAGCTGATTCTGGCGACCGGGATGTCGGCCAAACCCAACATCCCGAAATTCGAGGGCATGGATGTCTTCAAGGGCGACCAGCACCATTCGTCGCAGCACCCTGGGCCGGACGCTTACAAGGGCAAGAAGGCCGTCGTCATCGGCTCGAACAATTCCGCCCACGACATCTGTGCAGCACTTTGGGAAGCCGGCGCCGACGTCACCATGGTGCAGCGCTCGTCCACTCACATTGTAAAATCGGACTCGCTGATGGAAATCGGGCTGGCGCCGCTTTACTCCGAACAGGCGGTGCGCTCCGGCATGACCACGGCGAAGGCCGATTTGATCTTTGCCTCATTGCCCTACAAGATCCTGCACGAATTCCAGATCCCGGTTTACAATGCGATCCGCGAACGCGACGCGGATTTCTACAAGCGCCTCGAGACCGCCGGCTTCATGCTCGACTTCGGCGATGACGGGTCCGGGCTGTTCATGAAGTATCTGCGCCGCGGCTCCGGCTACTACATCGACGTCGGCGCCTCCGAGCTTGTCGCCGATGGCAGCATCAAGCTGAAGAGCGGCGTCGATGTGAAGAAGTTGACCGAGCATTCGGTGATCCTGACAGACGACACCGAACTGCCCGCCGATCTGGTGGTCTACGCCACCGGCTACGGTTCAATGAACGGTTTCGCCGCCGACCTGATCTCGCAGGAAGTCGCCGACAAGGTCGGCAAGGTCTGGGGCCTCGGCTCCAACACGACGAAAGACCCCGGCCCGTGGGAAGGAGAGCAGCGTAACATGTGGAAGCCGACCCAGCAGCCCGGCCTGTGGTTTCACGGAGGCAACCTGCACCAGTCGCGGCACTACTCGCAATTCCTGTCGCTGCAGCTCAAGGCCAGGATGGCAGGCATCCCGACCGACGTCTACGGACTGCAGGAGGTGCATCATCGCGGCTGA
- a CDS encoding peptide deformylase: MTIRPIVRYPDARLSLRAQSVVSFDGALRELANDLLDTLHAAPGIGITAPHVGVSLRVVVLDLDAVTGARSYINPEIVWTSPEMITHQEGSVSMPGVNGDIQRHARVRIRYQDLDGASQTEESDGLRAVCHQHEIDQLDGMFWMQRLSRLKRDRLIKKFEKQLRG; this comes from the coding sequence ATGACCATCCGCCCGATCGTGCGCTACCCCGATGCCCGCCTGTCGCTGCGCGCGCAGTCCGTCGTCTCGTTCGACGGCGCACTGCGCGAGCTGGCGAATGATCTTCTCGACACCCTGCATGCCGCGCCCGGCATCGGCATCACCGCGCCGCATGTCGGCGTATCGCTGCGCGTGGTGGTGCTCGACCTCGACGCGGTCACCGGCGCGCGCAGCTACATCAATCCGGAAATCGTCTGGACCTCGCCGGAGATGATCACGCATCAGGAGGGCAGCGTCTCGATGCCCGGCGTCAACGGTGACATCCAACGTCACGCCCGCGTGCGGATTCGCTATCAGGACCTTGACGGGGCATCACAAACCGAAGAATCCGACGGCCTGCGCGCGGTGTGCCACCAGCACGAGATCGACCAACTCGACGGCATGTTCTGGATGCAGCGGCTGTCGCGCCTCAAGCGCGACCGGCTGATTAAGAAATTCGAGAAGCAGTTGCGGGGCTGA
- a CDS encoding Bug family tripartite tricarboxylate transporter substrate binding protein, giving the protein MTRLITRRGVLSAAAGLSTAAILPRSSLGAGEWRPTETVRVIVPAAAGGSTDVMGRLLAAHLQPVWGQSVVVENRSGGGGTIGTAEVARLKGDGHTILVGNPGPNAIAYSIFRNLSYKAEQLQPVSNMIRIPNIVCAHPSVPIKTIPELIAYIKANPDKLNYGSSGVGQSPHLTGAWWLQLTGLKMQHVPFRGAGPALQAALAGDIQILFDNLYPSLPQVLDGKLTGLAVTTPERSALAPNVPAMRETAPELAKFDVASWFGVFYPKSTPSAAVDSLNSEIKVLLARADTQKTIAAMGAVSDYGTPAQFSTFVEAETAKFKTIIDKEGLQMEVK; this is encoded by the coding sequence ATGACCCGCTTGATCACGCGCCGCGGCGTGCTGTCCGCTGCTGCCGGTCTGTCAACCGCCGCGATCCTGCCACGCAGCTCCCTCGGCGCCGGTGAATGGCGCCCCACCGAAACCGTCCGCGTCATCGTCCCCGCGGCCGCCGGCGGTTCGACCGACGTGATGGGCCGCCTGCTGGCCGCGCACCTGCAACCCGTCTGGGGGCAATCCGTGGTCGTGGAAAACCGCTCCGGCGGCGGCGGCACCATCGGTACCGCCGAAGTGGCCCGCCTCAAGGGCGACGGCCATACCATCCTGGTCGGCAATCCCGGCCCCAACGCCATCGCCTACAGCATCTTCAGAAACCTCAGCTACAAGGCCGAGCAGTTGCAGCCGGTCAGCAACATGATCCGGATCCCGAACATCGTCTGCGCGCACCCGTCGGTGCCGATCAAGACCATCCCGGAGCTGATCGCCTATATCAAGGCCAATCCGGACAAGCTGAACTACGGCTCCTCCGGCGTCGGCCAGAGCCCGCATCTGACCGGCGCGTGGTGGCTGCAGCTCACCGGGCTGAAGATGCAGCACGTCCCGTTCCGCGGCGCAGGACCTGCGCTGCAGGCGGCGCTGGCCGGCGACATCCAGATCCTGTTCGACAACCTCTACCCGTCATTGCCGCAGGTGCTCGACGGCAAGCTCACCGGCCTCGCCGTCACCACGCCGGAGCGCAGCGCGCTGGCGCCGAACGTGCCGGCGATGCGCGAGACGGCGCCCGAGTTGGCCAAGTTCGACGTCGCCTCCTGGTTCGGCGTGTTCTATCCGAAGAGCACACCCTCGGCCGCCGTCGACTCGCTGAACAGCGAGATCAAGGTGCTGCTGGCCCGCGCCGACACCCAGAAAACCATCGCGGCAATGGGTGCCGTGTCCGACTACGGCACACCGGCGCAGTTCTCGACCTTCGTCGAGGCCGAGACTGCCAAATTCAAGACCATCATCGACAAGGAAGGTCTGCAGATGGAGGTTAAGTGA
- a CDS encoding TetR/AcrR family transcriptional regulator has product MPAKIKKTRARRKAERPSEILDAAFEEFVKNGYGSTRLEDVATRAGVTKGTIYFYFETKERVFEEMVRHTSLGFFPDFESYAAKLQGSYTRRLHDLMVFVFGRIAESRESRETLRFLIAEGTRFPDLVERHYDEFVKPTIDQFQKIIQAGIAAGEFRAAPATSFTEIVMSPALLLSLWALLFGSRKQLDVAAFTTASIDLFMHGLSASK; this is encoded by the coding sequence ATGCCTGCTAAAATCAAGAAAACGCGAGCGCGGCGCAAGGCCGAACGCCCCTCCGAGATTCTGGATGCGGCCTTCGAGGAGTTCGTCAAGAATGGCTACGGCTCGACGCGGCTGGAAGATGTCGCCACGCGCGCTGGCGTCACCAAGGGAACGATCTACTTTTACTTCGAGACCAAGGAGCGGGTTTTCGAGGAGATGGTCCGCCACACCTCTCTCGGTTTCTTTCCTGACTTTGAAAGCTACGCCGCGAAACTGCAGGGATCCTACACGCGCCGGCTGCATGACCTAATGGTCTTCGTGTTTGGACGGATTGCCGAGAGCCGGGAATCGCGCGAGACGCTTCGCTTCCTGATCGCGGAGGGGACCAGGTTTCCAGATCTCGTCGAACGGCACTACGACGAATTCGTCAAGCCGACGATCGACCAGTTTCAGAAGATCATCCAGGCCGGCATTGCCGCCGGCGAATTTCGGGCGGCGCCGGCGACGTCCTTCACCGAGATCGTCATGAGTCCGGCCTTGCTGTTGAGCCTGTGGGCGCTGTTGTTCGGAAGCCGCAAGCAACTCGATGTCGCGGCTTTCACCACAGCGAGCATCGATCTGTTCATGCACGGACTATCCGCCTCCAAGTAG
- a CDS encoding efflux RND transporter periplasmic adaptor subunit, with the protein MMPLALFLAACEPARTPARSPAMVKSEVVRPQPRQTVIRLTGDVQARVSTELSFRVSGRVTERLVDVGAHVNAGDVLARVDPTEQKADLEGAKAAVTAAEAQLRVATATFQRQKTLMASGFTTRVSFDQAQQGLRTAEGTLEAAKAQLGTSTDALTYTDLRASASGIITARNVEVGQVAQSAQSAYTLAEDGARDAVFDVYESIFLRPVDGDTITVNLLSDPSVTALARIREVSPTVDPKNSTVRVKMSIQNPPPAMTLNSPLSGEGRTVPADKIVVPWSALTSDVNGPAVWVIDPKSHAVSLRSIVIETYETNAFVVSDGLAAGERVVIDGGKLLRPAQIITYEGAQA; encoded by the coding sequence ATGATGCCGCTCGCATTGTTCCTGGCAGCTTGCGAACCTGCCCGCACGCCAGCTCGTTCCCCTGCGATGGTGAAAAGCGAAGTCGTCCGGCCCCAGCCACGGCAGACGGTGATCCGGCTGACCGGGGACGTCCAGGCCCGCGTCAGCACCGAACTGTCGTTCCGCGTCAGCGGACGGGTCACCGAGCGACTGGTGGATGTCGGTGCCCACGTCAACGCCGGCGATGTTCTGGCGCGGGTAGATCCTACCGAGCAAAAAGCCGATCTCGAAGGAGCGAAGGCCGCGGTCACGGCGGCCGAAGCGCAGCTGCGGGTCGCGACGGCGACGTTTCAACGGCAGAAGACCCTGATGGCAAGTGGCTTCACCACGCGGGTCTCGTTCGATCAGGCGCAACAGGGGCTGCGGACCGCCGAGGGAACGCTTGAGGCCGCCAAGGCGCAGTTGGGGACCTCGACCGACGCGCTGACCTATACCGATCTGCGCGCCAGCGCGTCCGGAATCATTACGGCCCGCAATGTCGAAGTCGGGCAGGTCGCTCAATCCGCCCAGTCTGCCTACACGCTGGCCGAAGACGGCGCGCGCGACGCCGTATTCGATGTCTATGAGTCGATCTTCCTGCGCCCCGTGGACGGCGACACCATCACGGTGAATTTGCTGTCAGATCCTTCCGTCACGGCGCTCGCCCGCATTCGCGAGGTGTCGCCCACGGTCGATCCGAAGAATTCGACCGTCCGGGTCAAGATGTCGATTCAGAACCCGCCGCCAGCCATGACGCTGAACAGTCCGCTGAGCGGCGAGGGGCGAACCGTGCCCGCCGACAAGATCGTGGTGCCATGGAGCGCGCTCACGTCCGACGTGAACGGTCCTGCGGTCTGGGTCATCGATCCCAAGAGCCACGCCGTATCACTGCGAAGCATCGTGATTGAAACCTACGAGACCAACGCGTTCGTCGTCAGCGACGGCCTTGCGGCGGGCGAACGGGTGGTCATCGACGGCGGCAAACTGCTGCGGCCGGCGCAAATCATTACATATGAAGGGGCTCAGGCATGA
- a CDS encoding efflux RND transporter periplasmic adaptor subunit: MTAARLIGVIALCGAMAGCQEKPAAPEAIRPVLSMVVEPLEAATVSVVGTVQPQFKTDYGFRMLGRLISRPVNVGDTVAAGQMLASVDAFAAEFAVRSSLADLTTAQGKLVNAAATAQRQRTLIETDATTKATLDSADESNAAAEASVIRAQSAVTKAREQLSYTKLNAEYGGVVTAVSVQVGQIVNPGHTVVTVARPDIREAVIDVSDDVAGALLIGMPLTVALQLNPQIRVSGKVREIAPQADQVTRARRIRITLEAPPETFRLGSTITTLIPEKRTRGFRLPATAILTRDGKSSVWLVDPATKSVHLRDVQIITNNDGSVAVTSGIDAGARVVTAGVHHLKEGQKIRLEQEASA; this comes from the coding sequence ATGACGGCGGCTCGACTGATCGGCGTGATCGCTCTTTGCGGCGCAATGGCCGGCTGCCAGGAAAAGCCCGCTGCGCCGGAGGCGATCCGGCCCGTGCTCTCCATGGTTGTCGAGCCGCTCGAAGCTGCGACGGTATCGGTCGTCGGCACGGTTCAACCCCAATTCAAGACCGACTACGGCTTTCGCATGCTGGGGCGGCTGATCTCCCGACCGGTCAATGTCGGCGATACGGTCGCGGCCGGTCAGATGCTCGCCTCGGTCGATGCATTTGCAGCGGAGTTTGCCGTGCGCTCGTCGCTGGCGGACCTGACGACGGCGCAGGGGAAGTTGGTCAATGCGGCTGCTACGGCCCAACGTCAGCGCACCCTGATCGAGACCGACGCCACCACCAAGGCTACGCTCGACAGCGCCGATGAAAGCAATGCAGCCGCCGAGGCTTCCGTGATACGCGCGCAGTCGGCTGTGACGAAAGCCCGCGAACAACTCAGCTACACCAAACTGAACGCCGAATATGGCGGCGTCGTCACCGCGGTGAGCGTCCAGGTCGGGCAGATTGTCAATCCCGGCCATACCGTCGTGACCGTGGCCAGGCCCGACATCCGCGAGGCGGTCATCGATGTTTCCGACGATGTGGCGGGCGCGCTGCTGATCGGCATGCCGCTGACGGTCGCGTTGCAATTGAACCCGCAAATCCGCGTTTCCGGCAAGGTGCGCGAAATCGCCCCGCAGGCCGATCAGGTTACCCGCGCACGCCGGATCCGCATCACGCTGGAGGCGCCGCCCGAAACGTTCAGGCTGGGCTCGACCATCACCACGCTGATCCCGGAGAAGAGGACGCGCGGCTTCCGGCTGCCGGCAACCGCGATACTGACCAGGGACGGCAAATCAAGCGTCTGGCTGGTCGATCCGGCCACCAAGTCGGTCCATCTGCGTGACGTGCAGATCATCACGAACAATGACGGCTCGGTGGCCGTCACCAGCGGCATCGATGCCGGTGCGCGCGTCGTGACCGCTGGCGTTCATCATCTCAAGGAAGGCCAGAAAATCCGTCTGGAACAGGAAGCCTCGGCGTGA